A region from the Halobacillus mangrovi genome encodes:
- the hemQ gene encoding hydrogen peroxide-dependent heme synthase, whose product MPEAVVTMDGWYCLHDFRSMDWTAWKYASPEEREEAIHEFHQLIEKWESTEKAKEGSHALYTIVGQKADFMMMILRPTMEELNEIETAFNKTKLAEFTTPSYSYVSVVELSNYMANTNEDDPEIQARLKPTLPKWNHICFYPMDKRRQGNDNWYVLEKDERAKLMYAHGMTGRQYAGKIRQIITGSIGFDDWEWGVTLFAHDVLQFKKLVYEMRFDEVTSRYGDFGSFYVGNILKPDAIEQFLHV is encoded by the coding sequence ATGCCAGAAGCAGTAGTAACAATGGATGGTTGGTATTGCCTGCATGATTTCCGTTCAATGGACTGGACAGCTTGGAAATATGCAAGTCCTGAAGAACGTGAAGAAGCCATTCATGAATTCCACCAGCTAATCGAAAAATGGGAAAGCACGGAGAAAGCTAAAGAAGGCAGCCATGCTTTATATACGATTGTAGGCCAAAAAGCAGATTTCATGATGATGATCCTGCGACCAACGATGGAAGAGCTGAACGAAATCGAAACAGCCTTCAATAAGACGAAACTAGCTGAATTCACAACGCCGTCCTACTCTTATGTATCTGTCGTTGAATTGTCCAACTACATGGCCAACACGAACGAAGACGATCCAGAAATTCAAGCACGATTAAAACCGACGCTTCCAAAATGGAATCATATTTGCTTCTATCCTATGGACAAGCGTCGTCAAGGGAATGACAACTGGTATGTCCTTGAAAAAGATGAACGGGCGAAGCTGATGTACGCACATGGAATGACTGGACGTCAATACGCTGGGAAGATCCGTCAAATCATTACTGGCTCCATCGGCTTTGATGACTGGGAATGGGGTGTAACGCTATTCGCTCATGATGTACTTCAGTTTAAAAAGCTTGTTTATGAAATGCGTTTTGACGAAGTCACTTCTCGTTATGGTGACTTTGGTTCTTTCTACGTCGGAAACATTCTTAAACCTGACGCTATCGAACAATTTTTACACGTATAA